One window from the genome of Rariglobus hedericola encodes:
- the fliP gene encoding flagellar type III secretion system pore protein FliP (The bacterial flagellar biogenesis protein FliP forms a type III secretion system (T3SS)-type pore required for flagellar assembly.) has protein sequence MKRLYLLFVCVVGVCFFQAAGFAQAEPAPVTGAEMALPVPPAASTPLRLNIGLEGSAGTGDVSVAIQLVVVMTLLTLAPSMIVLMTSFTRIVIVLGFVRTAIGVPSAPSNQIIVGLSLFLTMFLMGPVFERVNNEALQPYLAKQVTSSEALDKATTPLKEFMLKQTRTRDLEFFLELGRFPPTKVSDLPIRVVVPAFVISELQTAFQMGFLLFLPFLVIDFLVSSVLMALGMMMMPPSIVSLPFKLLLFVLVDGWHLVVKSLVESFHI, from the coding sequence ATGAAACGCCTCTATCTTCTTTTCGTGTGTGTGGTCGGCGTGTGCTTTTTCCAAGCCGCCGGTTTTGCCCAAGCCGAGCCTGCACCGGTCACTGGCGCCGAGATGGCGTTGCCCGTGCCGCCGGCCGCATCGACACCGCTGCGCCTGAACATCGGGCTCGAAGGTTCCGCCGGCACCGGTGATGTGAGCGTGGCCATCCAGCTCGTCGTGGTGATGACGCTGCTCACGCTCGCGCCCTCGATGATCGTGTTGATGACGAGCTTCACGCGCATCGTTATCGTGTTGGGTTTTGTGCGCACCGCGATCGGCGTTCCCTCGGCTCCCTCCAATCAAATCATCGTGGGACTCTCATTGTTTCTGACGATGTTTCTGATGGGGCCCGTGTTTGAACGCGTGAACAACGAAGCACTCCAACCCTATCTTGCGAAACAAGTCACCTCCAGCGAGGCGCTCGACAAGGCCACCACGCCGCTCAAGGAATTCATGCTCAAGCAAACCCGCACCCGCGATTTGGAGTTCTTCCTCGAGCTGGGCCGGTTTCCGCCGACCAAGGTCAGCGACCTGCCGATCCGTGTGGTGGTGCCGGCGTTTGTGATCAGCGAACTCCAGACTGCGTTCCAAATGGGCTTCCTGCTTTTCCTGCCGTTCCTCGTCATTGATTTCCTCGTGTCATCGGTGCTCATGGCGCTCGGCATGATGATGATGCCGCCGTCGATCGTTTCGCTGCCGTTCAAGCTGCTGCTTTTCGTCCTCGTCGACGGCTGGCATCTGGTGGTGAAGAGCCTCGTCGAGAGCTTTCATATCTAA
- a CDS encoding FliO/MopB family protein produces MLPKLLQTIPSVTRWLIVVVVGCAVLETVQPMSAAEPSASPADARSADTVLYPKDSPARPASASTTDEGRGGSWMLAGALLLAMGGGWMLIRRRGMPLARVGRTDRLIRIEETKSLGNRQYLVVAGCEGRRFLLGVTAGQIQMLSSLDENDDTPEL; encoded by the coding sequence GTGTTGCCGAAACTCCTTCAAACAATTCCCAGCGTCACCCGCTGGCTGATAGTGGTAGTAGTCGGCTGCGCCGTTTTGGAGACGGTGCAGCCGATGAGTGCCGCCGAGCCGTCCGCATCGCCTGCCGATGCACGCTCGGCCGACACCGTGCTTTATCCGAAGGATTCGCCAGCGCGTCCGGCGTCCGCGTCAACGACCGATGAAGGTCGTGGCGGCTCCTGGATGCTGGCCGGCGCACTCCTGCTCGCGATGGGCGGAGGCTGGATGCTGATTCGCCGCCGCGGCATGCCGCTGGCCCGCGTCGGGCGCACCGACCGGCTCATTCGCATCGAGGAGACCAAGTCCCTCGGCAACCGCCAGTATCTCGTCGTCGCCGGCTGCGAAGGCCGTCGCTTCCTGCTCGGGGTGACCGCTGGGCAGATTCAAATGCTCAGTTCACTCGACGAAAACGACGACACCCCCGAGTTATGA
- a CDS encoding ATP-binding protein, translating to MMKSSSAGRLIILGKTLADDDGLDRYLGELGYDVVAVLDDPAEIGSRGADSDLVLLDLHLESGQGGGCVYSRLRTEHNLPVVTVARRGNAMDDAYADAMKSYGCVHFPFEGRELQSVLQSAIVRHQVEGERRRLEQQMLAVQKSESLGVMSRHLVHDFNNRLHAVLGYIQIASMDLPRGSKSRQMLDQAVEAGMKGSTLCREFLQYSSTAVSGPPVAELSAIVWESQTLIRTIVKKNITIDYQLSTDLPHLDLAPLSVRQILFNLALNASESIGNQRGSLKIVTGHRRLSSAELAAMAGAPVRADGDYAFLQLTDDGGGISAEIAGRMFAPFFTTKFSSSGLGLTAVRDLVNLHEGAVEVISSAGYGATVSVYLPVPRKPVRA from the coding sequence ATGATGAAGTCATCGAGCGCCGGCCGTCTCATAATTTTGGGTAAAACCCTCGCGGATGATGACGGGCTTGATCGTTATCTCGGGGAACTGGGTTACGATGTGGTCGCGGTGCTCGATGATCCCGCCGAAATCGGTTCGCGTGGCGCGGATTCCGATCTGGTGTTGTTGGATCTTCATCTGGAGAGCGGGCAGGGCGGCGGGTGCGTTTACAGCCGTCTGCGCACGGAGCACAACCTGCCCGTGGTGACCGTGGCGCGTCGTGGTAATGCGATGGATGATGCGTATGCGGACGCCATGAAATCCTATGGTTGCGTGCATTTCCCGTTTGAAGGTCGCGAGCTGCAATCCGTCCTGCAAAGCGCAATCGTCCGCCATCAAGTGGAGGGCGAGCGTCGCCGGCTCGAGCAACAAATGCTCGCCGTGCAAAAATCCGAGAGCCTCGGCGTGATGAGTCGTCACCTCGTGCACGATTTCAACAACCGCCTGCATGCCGTGCTCGGTTACATCCAGATTGCCTCGATGGATCTGCCGCGCGGAAGCAAGTCCCGTCAGATGCTCGACCAGGCCGTGGAGGCCGGCATGAAGGGCTCCACTTTATGCCGCGAGTTTCTCCAGTATTCATCGACGGCGGTGAGTGGTCCTCCGGTGGCCGAACTTTCCGCCATCGTGTGGGAATCGCAGACGCTGATCCGCACCATCGTTAAGAAAAACATCACGATTGATTACCAGCTCTCCACGGATTTGCCGCATCTGGATCTGGCTCCATTGAGTGTGCGCCAGATTCTCTTCAACCTCGCGCTCAACGCCTCCGAGTCCATCGGCAACCAGCGTGGTTCGCTTAAGATCGTGACCGGTCACCGCCGGTTGAGTTCCGCCGAACTGGCCGCGATGGCCGGAGCACCCGTGCGCGCTGACGGAGATTATGCATTCCTCCAGCTCACGGACGACGGTGGGGGCATCAGCGCGGAAATCGCCGGACGGATGTTTGCGCCGTTTTTCACGACCAAGTTCTCAAGCAGCGGACTCGGCCTCACCGCGGTGCGCGATCTCGTGAATCTTCACGAAGGGGCCGTCGAAGTGATCTCGTCAGCCGGCTATGGCGCGACGGTGAGCGTGTATCTGCCGGTGCCTCGCAAACCGGTGCGAGCCTGA
- the fliN gene encoding flagellar motor switch protein FliN, translating to MPTLIDDTSTLDLVLDVKVKVTVQLGSCQLPMREVLALAPGAIIQLNQHASDPVGLYVNDKLIAYGEVVVVEDSFGIKITELVGSRPS from the coding sequence ATGCCCACGCTCATTGATGATACGTCCACGCTCGATCTCGTTCTTGACGTCAAGGTCAAGGTCACCGTCCAGCTCGGCTCCTGCCAGCTGCCCATGCGCGAAGTCCTGGCGCTGGCGCCGGGCGCCATCATCCAGCTCAACCAACACGCGAGCGATCCAGTCGGTCTCTATGTCAACGACAAGCTGATCGCCTATGGCGAGGTCGTCGTCGTCGAGGACAGTTTCGGTATCAAGATTACCGAACTGGTTGGTTCGCGTCCGTCTTGA
- a CDS encoding flagellar motor switch protein FliM → MSDDNDLSSILDQSEIDRLLSQAVEPAKPLIYRADGRRDANAAAPKVEAYDFRNPVFLTEVDLRRLRLIHEDFIRYLSARLALFLRMECTMKMSKLTTLTYAKFTEGLPNPTHLCLFKVEPLQGVGILDINPRLALTLVDRMLGGRGHSVKVDRYLTEIEIALLEDILRIVLEEWCGQWHHDTDLHPEIIGHENNGRFLQTSPKDAIMLALTIEFDFGDCAEPIQIGVPYYTIEPMVKSIQAKRNRDSSPAQTRATAEWKDVYAHIALPTHAEWDAFDLSLRELTQLRVGDVLELPVDIVDKTRICLAGVPKFNGTVGLDDDKVVVKISEKLKTEETSHAHAH, encoded by the coding sequence ATGTCCGACGACAACGATCTCTCGTCCATTCTCGATCAAAGCGAGATTGACCGCCTGCTTTCGCAAGCCGTCGAACCGGCGAAACCGCTCATCTACCGCGCCGATGGCCGTCGCGATGCCAATGCGGCCGCTCCTAAGGTCGAAGCTTACGATTTCCGGAATCCGGTTTTCCTCACCGAAGTCGATCTGCGTCGTCTGCGTCTCATTCACGAGGATTTCATTCGTTATCTTTCCGCACGACTCGCGCTTTTCCTGCGCATGGAGTGCACAATGAAGATGTCGAAGCTCACGACGCTCACCTACGCGAAGTTTACCGAGGGTCTGCCGAATCCGACGCACTTGTGTCTGTTCAAGGTCGAACCGTTGCAGGGCGTGGGTATTTTGGACATCAATCCTCGCCTCGCACTCACGCTCGTTGATCGCATGCTCGGGGGGCGCGGACACTCGGTGAAGGTGGATCGTTATCTCACCGAGATCGAAATCGCACTGCTGGAGGACATCCTGCGTATCGTGCTCGAAGAGTGGTGCGGCCAATGGCACCACGACACCGATCTGCATCCGGAAATCATCGGTCATGAAAACAACGGGCGGTTTCTCCAGACTTCACCCAAGGACGCCATCATGCTGGCGCTCACCATCGAGTTTGATTTCGGCGACTGTGCGGAGCCGATTCAGATCGGGGTGCCATACTACACGATCGAGCCGATGGTGAAGTCCATTCAGGCCAAACGTAACCGCGATTCGTCGCCCGCCCAGACGCGAGCCACCGCCGAATGGAAAGATGTGTATGCGCACATCGCGCTGCCGACCCACGCCGAGTGGGACGCGTTTGATCTTTCGTTGCGCGAACTCACCCAGCTTCGAGTCGGTGACGTGCTCGAACTGCCGGTCGATATCGTCGACAAAACCCGAATCTGCCTCGCCGGTGTGCCCAAGTTCAACGGCACCGTCGGTCTCGATGATGACAAGGTCGTCGTGAAAATCTCAGAAAAACTAAAAACAGAGGAAACCTCCCATGCCCACGCTCATTGA
- a CDS encoding flagellar basal body-associated FliL family protein, with product MSSKSETPEASAPAEAGAAKKGGGSSMLPAIMAIVAAPAITWAVCQFVLIPQLKKELGSAAAGEPAHVAETAAEGGHGKEASGHGKAAKGGEAASAASGYTFENIVVNLSGTMGTRYLKTTFLVTGSDGAIKSIFDEKRPALLDVTLNVLSSLSLADLEEAGSKNLIREKLIQSYNQALGRKVAEQIFFSDFVVQ from the coding sequence ATGTCCTCCAAATCCGAAACTCCCGAAGCGTCGGCTCCGGCCGAGGCGGGCGCCGCCAAGAAAGGCGGAGGCTCCTCAATGCTTCCCGCGATCATGGCGATCGTGGCCGCACCGGCGATCACCTGGGCGGTGTGCCAGTTCGTGCTCATCCCGCAGCTGAAAAAAGAGTTGGGTTCCGCCGCTGCTGGCGAGCCGGCACATGTCGCCGAGACTGCGGCCGAAGGTGGTCACGGCAAAGAAGCCAGCGGTCACGGCAAGGCGGCCAAAGGTGGCGAAGCCGCGTCCGCCGCCAGTGGATACACGTTTGAAAACATCGTTGTGAATCTGTCCGGCACCATGGGCACTCGTTATCTCAAAACGACGTTCCTGGTCACCGGTTCCGATGGCGCGATCAAGTCCATCTTCGATGAGAAACGCCCCGCATTGCTGGATGTGACGCTCAACGTGTTGTCCTCGCTCTCGCTCGCCGATCTGGAGGAAGCCGGCTCTAAAAACCTGATCCGTGAAAAACTGATCCAGTCCTACAATCAGGCGCTGGGTCGCAAGGTCGCCGAGCAGATTTTCTTCTCCGACTTCGTGGTGCAGTAA
- a CDS encoding flagellar hook-basal body protein has protein sequence MSLIGTLTSGVSALRSFTKGLEVIGNNIANVNTVGYKSSQASFADSFSNTLRGSAPSNGTTPNQSSIQVGTGVRIAGITSNYGQGALTTTGVGSDLGVSGNGFFRVVNTVDGQEYASRAGNFRFDDQGYLVTSEGYRVQGLTGGTSSSAPGTVGDIRLNTTPPTGTELQSYSVDRLGNVVEFYSDGSSLTSNRLLLQNYTDPSALQKEGNNLYTGFSAAGAIGGVALTAANGAGQNGLGTIESGTLELSNVDLTEEFANMITTQRSFQASSRLVTVSDSVLEDIVNLKR, from the coding sequence ATGTCACTCATCGGCACTCTTACCTCAGGCGTCAGCGCCCTGCGCAGTTTCACCAAAGGCCTCGAAGTCATCGGCAACAACATCGCGAACGTGAACACCGTCGGCTACAAGAGCTCCCAGGCGAGCTTTGCCGACAGCTTTAGCAACACGCTGCGCGGTTCCGCTCCGTCAAACGGCACTACTCCCAATCAATCATCGATCCAGGTGGGCACCGGCGTGCGCATCGCGGGCATCACGTCGAATTACGGACAGGGCGCGCTCACCACAACGGGCGTGGGCAGCGACCTCGGTGTTTCCGGTAATGGTTTTTTCCGCGTCGTTAACACCGTCGACGGACAGGAATACGCCTCGCGTGCCGGCAACTTCCGCTTCGACGACCAGGGCTACTTGGTCACCTCCGAGGGTTATCGTGTGCAGGGCCTCACCGGTGGCACCAGCTCTTCGGCTCCGGGCACCGTGGGCGACATCCGCTTGAATACAACGCCGCCGACCGGCACCGAGTTGCAGTCCTACTCGGTGGACCGCCTCGGCAACGTTGTTGAGTTTTACTCCGACGGTTCCTCGCTCACCAGCAACCGTCTGCTCCTGCAAAACTACACCGACCCGAGTGCACTCCAAAAAGAGGGCAACAATCTCTACACGGGGTTTTCTGCCGCCGGTGCGATCGGTGGTGTTGCGCTCACCGCCGCCAACGGCGCCGGCCAAAACGGCCTCGGCACCATCGAGTCAGGCACACTCGAACTCTCTAATGTGGATCTCACCGAGGAGTTCGCCAACATGATCACGACGCAACGTTCCTTCCAGGCCAGCTCGCGTCTTGTCACGGTCTCCGACTCCGTGCTCGAGGACATCGTCAACCTCAAGCGCTGA
- a CDS encoding flagellar hook capping FlgD N-terminal domain-containing protein — MQVNSVNSLGAAATADTSNRIPQKALGQNDFLKLLTVQLQQQDPMKPMDDTQSIAQMAQFSSLQQTTELNKSFQAMRLDTQLASAGSLLGRQVTVVNPSGAAVTGIVDSVEQTETGPLLSINGTAYSYEGLMRVSQAPVQPAA, encoded by the coding sequence ATGCAAGTAAACTCCGTCAATTCCCTCGGCGCGGCCGCCACGGCCGACACCTCCAACCGCATTCCGCAAAAGGCGCTCGGGCAGAATGATTTTTTGAAACTGCTCACGGTGCAGCTTCAACAGCAGGACCCGATGAAGCCCATGGACGACACGCAGTCGATCGCCCAGATGGCGCAGTTCAGCTCCCTGCAGCAGACAACCGAGCTCAATAAAAGTTTTCAGGCCATGCGTCTCGACACTCAGCTCGCTTCGGCGGGTTCCTTGCTCGGCCGCCAGGTCACGGTGGTCAATCCGAGCGGCGCGGCCGTTACCGGTATCGTTGACTCCGTCGAGCAGACCGAGACCGGCCCGCTACTTTCCATCAACGGCACGGCTTATTCCTACGAAGGGCTGATGCGCGTTTCCCAGGCTCCGGTTCAACCGGCCGCCTGA
- a CDS encoding MotE family protein has translation MKLLSNPVVCVALGLLLGVGTGIGVFWSEAMKLARVVRAEQTVAHEPVRPEKPWDFWTLEIENLAAELKDQKAALAVREQAVAAREERFSADQRELEKTRKQIEALRVEAVGTLVEFEAEESKNLKTLAKTYSELTPKAAVGILQKLDETTAVKILYLMKSDVVSPILQEMGSSPDPELTKRAAQFTDRLRLVKAAKRTP, from the coding sequence ATGAAATTGCTTTCCAATCCTGTTGTGTGTGTCGCGTTGGGTCTACTGCTCGGCGTAGGCACCGGAATCGGTGTATTCTGGAGTGAGGCGATGAAACTTGCCCGCGTGGTTCGAGCGGAGCAGACCGTGGCGCACGAACCGGTTCGCCCTGAGAAACCGTGGGATTTTTGGACGCTCGAGATCGAGAATCTCGCCGCCGAGTTGAAGGATCAGAAGGCTGCGCTGGCCGTGCGTGAACAAGCCGTGGCCGCTCGTGAGGAGCGTTTTTCCGCCGATCAACGAGAGCTGGAGAAAACCCGCAAACAGATCGAAGCGTTGCGCGTCGAAGCCGTGGGCACGCTGGTGGAGTTTGAAGCCGAGGAGTCCAAAAATCTTAAAACCCTCGCGAAGACCTACAGCGAACTCACTCCGAAGGCCGCCGTCGGTATTCTTCAGAAGCTGGATGAAACCACTGCGGTTAAAATTCTCTATCTGATGAAGAGCGATGTTGTGAGCCCGATTTTGCAGGAAATGGGATCATCGCCGGACCCCGAACTGACCAAGCGAGCCGCGCAGTTCACCGACCGACTTCGTCTGGTGAAAGCGGCCAAACGCACACCCTGA
- a CDS encoding flagellar export protein FliJ — translation MKKFRFPLHSVATQRKLRESDRRERFAAAVHAYVASEEALARINTRIVELEEIIAAERCGLFRPAAQIAFMQALSEEIALKTQASELVAQRRTEMDRARESWIESRRDVRLIETLEAKARTTYRQAYEREEQALLDDRTNALVARAS, via the coding sequence ATGAAAAAATTCCGCTTCCCGCTCCACTCGGTGGCCACCCAACGCAAGTTGAGGGAGAGTGATCGACGCGAGCGCTTTGCCGCCGCTGTGCATGCCTACGTCGCCTCCGAGGAGGCCCTTGCCCGCATCAACACCCGCATCGTCGAGCTTGAGGAGATCATCGCGGCTGAGCGCTGCGGACTTTTCCGGCCCGCCGCGCAGATCGCATTCATGCAAGCGTTGTCTGAAGAGATCGCGCTCAAGACCCAGGCCTCGGAACTCGTCGCCCAACGCCGCACCGAGATGGATCGTGCCCGCGAAAGCTGGATCGAATCGCGTCGTGATGTGCGGTTGATCGAGACGCTGGAGGCCAAGGCGCGCACCACTTATCGCCAGGCTTATGAACGCGAGGAGCAGGCGCTGCTCGATGATCGCACCAACGCCCTCGTTGCCCGCGCGAGCTGA
- a CDS encoding FliI/YscN family ATPase — protein sequence MTEVPLMIESLRAQVRALPTVRRIGRVTGVTGLIIESEGPNVGLGELCKIRSERGDFDSLAEVVGFRGQHVLLMPLDEINGLHAGAEVMACDMPPLPAPGPQLLGRVLDALGRPMDGLGPLITRRGDVTMSKPPHPLRRQRIKQPFVSGVRAIDAFTPLGRGQRVGLFAGSGVGKSTLLSMIARGAEADVVVVGLVGERGRELREFLEKDLGEEGLKRSVVVVSTSDTPAPLRMRAAYTATAIAESYRDAGANVLLLMDSVTRFAMAQREIGLAVGEPPATRGYTPSVFAKLPRLLERAGSGETGSITAIYTVLVDGDDMNEPVADAVRGILDGHIVLSRALAHANHYPAIDVLESVSRLVNDVCAPDEVASVGRAREHLANYRKSEDLITIGAYQKGGNPSLDQAVAMHEPLRAFLRQPTHDRIERSDTYAALKKIVG from the coding sequence ATGACGGAAGTTCCCTTGATGATTGAAAGCCTCCGCGCGCAGGTGCGCGCCTTGCCCACTGTGCGGCGCATCGGTCGCGTCACCGGCGTCACCGGTCTCATCATCGAGAGCGAAGGCCCGAACGTAGGCTTGGGTGAACTTTGCAAAATCCGTTCCGAGCGCGGTGACTTCGACAGTCTGGCCGAGGTGGTCGGTTTCCGCGGACAGCATGTGCTGCTCATGCCGCTCGATGAAATCAACGGCCTCCACGCCGGGGCCGAGGTCATGGCGTGCGACATGCCGCCGTTGCCCGCGCCCGGACCGCAATTGTTGGGACGTGTGCTCGACGCGCTCGGCCGGCCCATGGATGGATTGGGGCCGTTGATCACGCGTCGGGGCGATGTCACGATGTCCAAGCCGCCGCATCCGTTGCGCCGCCAGCGCATCAAACAACCGTTTGTCTCGGGCGTGCGCGCTATCGATGCCTTTACGCCGCTGGGCCGCGGACAACGTGTCGGTCTCTTCGCCGGCTCCGGCGTGGGTAAATCGACTTTGCTTTCAATGATCGCCCGCGGTGCCGAGGCCGATGTCGTGGTCGTGGGCCTCGTGGGCGAGCGCGGACGCGAGTTGCGTGAGTTCCTCGAAAAAGATCTCGGTGAAGAAGGTCTTAAGCGCAGCGTGGTCGTCGTCTCCACCAGCGATACACCGGCGCCGCTGCGCATGCGTGCCGCCTACACCGCGACGGCGATCGCCGAGTCTTACCGGGATGCCGGTGCCAATGTGCTTCTGCTCATGGACAGCGTTACGCGCTTCGCCATGGCCCAGCGTGAAATCGGTCTGGCCGTGGGCGAGCCACCAGCGACGCGCGGCTACACGCCCTCGGTCTTCGCCAAGCTGCCGCGCCTGTTGGAACGCGCCGGCTCGGGTGAAACCGGCTCGATCACCGCGATCTACACGGTGCTGGTGGATGGCGACGATATGAACGAACCGGTGGCCGATGCCGTGCGCGGTATTCTCGATGGACATATCGTGCTGTCCCGTGCGCTCGCCCATGCGAATCATTATCCGGCGATCGACGTGCTCGAAAGCGTTTCGCGACTGGTAAACGACGTGTGTGCCCCCGACGAAGTCGCCTCGGTCGGGCGCGCGCGCGAACACCTGGCCAACTATCGCAAGAGCGAGGATCTGATCACCATCGGCGCCTATCAAAAGGGCGGGAACCCATCACTCGACCAGGCGGTCGCAATGCATGAGCCGTTACGCGCCTTTCTTCGCCAGCCTACGCATGACCGTATCGAGCGATCGGATACTTACGCGGCGCTTAAAAAAATCGTCGGCTGA
- a CDS encoding FliH/SctL family protein: MPSFTRLVPFDRPLAGASIAGKSRALDERELSEIRAAAYREGADAARAFADQQLVDLRHDVQQLQEGLLSRITGVEPAIVAQLQNALPALAIDLARRLLAGYEPPVDVVQAHCREVLEALYPERENLELIICSRDAGLLEKLNPSWSSRYPGLRVTADASLSPGDCQVRSRFGITDARISDKLENLERELLAS; encoded by the coding sequence ATGCCTTCCTTTACCCGTTTGGTTCCGTTCGATCGTCCGCTCGCCGGTGCGTCCATTGCCGGAAAATCGCGCGCGCTCGATGAGCGGGAACTCTCCGAAATCCGTGCGGCCGCGTATCGCGAGGGAGCCGATGCCGCCCGCGCGTTTGCCGATCAGCAGCTGGTCGACCTGCGCCACGATGTGCAGCAATTGCAGGAAGGTCTTTTGAGCCGGATCACCGGCGTGGAGCCGGCGATCGTCGCGCAGTTGCAAAACGCGTTGCCCGCCCTGGCCATCGATCTCGCCCGTCGTTTGCTCGCGGGCTACGAGCCGCCGGTCGATGTGGTGCAGGCCCATTGCCGCGAGGTGCTTGAGGCGCTCTATCCTGAACGTGAAAATCTGGAGCTGATCATTTGCTCCCGCGACGCGGGCTTGCTGGAAAAACTGAACCCGTCCTGGTCGTCACGTTATCCGGGGTTGCGGGTGACCGCCGATGCATCGCTATCGCCGGGCGACTGCCAGGTGCGCAGTCGCTTCGGCATCACCGACGCCCGCATTTCCGACAAACTCGAAAACCTTGAGCGCGAGTTGCTCGCCTCCTGA
- the fliG gene encoding flagellar motor switch protein FliG: MSATAEATPAAPVADYSKLNRQQKLAVFLIVIGTQAASEVLKQFDDAEAEVLCREMSQFPMVTDVLARQVLEEFSPIVGESVASTLGGMDFARGALERARGDYKANAILSRVGATPSGSTVEIIQEIAEMEGRQIFNLIKSEQPQTVSFLLSYLGKDKAAEVFTLFSPDLREEIIERLGTIDSTSIDLVGKIVRNLGKHLDHKTRPTFHQSGGVRVVADLLNGMEKEISKSLLIRLEERNAQLGAAIRKKMFSFEDLSRLQPADLQRVLREVDSANLGIAMKSASEPIKEKIYESISKRAAESLRDEISMLGPVRLKDVEVAQDAIIQVVRRLEDEGVISLDGGDSAVVG, encoded by the coding sequence ATGAGCGCCACCGCCGAAGCCACTCCCGCCGCACCCGTTGCGGACTATTCCAAACTCAACCGTCAGCAGAAGCTGGCTGTTTTCCTCATCGTGATCGGCACGCAGGCCGCCTCCGAGGTGCTCAAGCAGTTTGATGATGCCGAGGCGGAGGTTCTTTGCCGTGAGATGAGCCAGTTTCCCATGGTGACGGACGTGCTGGCGCGGCAGGTGTTGGAGGAGTTTTCACCGATCGTCGGCGAGAGCGTTGCATCCACGCTCGGAGGCATGGATTTCGCCCGTGGCGCCTTGGAGCGCGCCCGTGGCGACTACAAGGCCAACGCCATCCTCAGCCGCGTGGGCGCCACGCCTTCGGGCAGCACCGTGGAAATCATTCAAGAAATCGCCGAGATGGAGGGCCGTCAGATTTTTAATCTCATCAAGAGCGAGCAGCCGCAGACTGTGTCGTTCCTGTTGTCGTATCTCGGCAAGGACAAGGCGGCCGAGGTCTTCACGTTGTTCAGTCCCGACCTGCGCGAGGAAATCATCGAGCGTCTAGGAACGATCGACAGCACGTCCATCGATCTGGTCGGCAAGATCGTGCGCAATCTCGGCAAACACCTCGATCACAAGACCCGCCCGACCTTCCATCAAAGCGGTGGCGTGCGGGTGGTGGCCGATTTGCTCAATGGCATGGAGAAGGAAATTTCCAAGAGTCTGCTGATCCGTCTCGAGGAGCGCAACGCCCAGCTCGGTGCCGCCATTCGCAAGAAGATGTTCAGCTTCGAGGATCTGAGCCGCCTGCAACCGGCCGATCTGCAACGCGTATTGCGCGAGGTCGATTCCGCCAATCTGGGCATCGCCATGAAATCGGCGAGCGAGCCCATCAAGGAAAAGATCTACGAATCCATTTCCAAGCGTGCCGCCGAGAGCCTGCGGGACGAAATCAGCATGCTCGGCCCCGTGCGTCTCAAGGATGTCGAGGTGGCGCAGGATGCGATCATTCAGGTCGTGCGTCGTCTCGAGGATGAGGGCGTCATCTCGCTCGATGGAGGCGACTCCGCAGTCGTTGGTTAA